A part of Bacteroidetes bacterium SB0662_bin_6 genomic DNA contains:
- a CDS encoding PHP domain-containing protein, with protein MRCLFYLSALLLLTVPGAGAQHAHDLAERRIIEFPDVPGYHTLTCDLHTHTAFSDGSVWPDIRVQEAIRDGLDCLAITDHIEYQPHIEDIPHPDRNRSYDLAAQVAERMVEDAQEQAETEEADGEEAENEPLLVLRGAEITRSMPPGHLNAVLLEDVNPVMVDDATEAIREANRQGAFVFWNHPSWPAQKPDAITELTDMHRQLLDEGLFHGIEVVNEFWYSDNALQIALDHNLAILGTSDIHGLVDWEYDVPGGGHRPVTLVFAADRSLEGIGEALRMRRTAVWYKDILIGRPEHVQPLIEASLSVKTAEYEEGTSLLHVAIKNISDAPFTLRSRSEYTFAAATDLIVVKPHAVTWLHVKTGERGFRYELVFEVLNVVTAPSTHPEWTLTIEVEEMRESEGEEE; from the coding sequence ATGCGCTGCCTTTTCTATCTCTCCGCCCTGCTACTGCTGACCGTTCCCGGCGCCGGCGCCCAACATGCACATGATCTCGCCGAACGGCGCATCATTGAGTTTCCCGACGTGCCGGGGTACCATACGCTGACTTGCGACCTCCACACCCACACGGCGTTCTCCGACGGGAGTGTCTGGCCTGATATTCGTGTGCAGGAAGCGATACGCGACGGGCTCGATTGTCTTGCGATTACCGATCACATCGAATACCAGCCGCATATCGAAGACATTCCGCACCCGGATCGAAACCGGAGTTACGATCTGGCTGCGCAAGTGGCCGAAAGAATGGTGGAGGACGCGCAGGAACAGGCGGAAACCGAAGAAGCGGACGGAGAGGAAGCGGAAAACGAGCCCCTTCTCGTCCTGCGGGGAGCGGAAATCACGCGGTCCATGCCGCCGGGGCACTTGAACGCCGTCTTGCTGGAAGACGTCAATCCCGTTATGGTGGACGATGCTACGGAGGCAATCCGCGAGGCCAACCGGCAAGGAGCGTTCGTGTTCTGGAATCATCCAAGTTGGCCGGCGCAAAAGCCGGATGCGATCACAGAACTCACCGACATGCATCGCCAGCTTCTCGACGAGGGACTGTTCCATGGAATCGAAGTGGTCAACGAATTCTGGTATTCGGACAACGCACTCCAGATCGCCCTCGACCATAATCTCGCCATCCTTGGCACCTCCGACATTCATGGTCTGGTGGACTGGGAGTACGATGTGCCTGGAGGCGGCCACCGGCCCGTCACGCTCGTTTTTGCAGCGGATCGTTCTCTTGAGGGCATCGGAGAGGCCTTACGGATGCGCCGCACAGCGGTATGGTACAAGGACATCCTGATCGGCAGGCCGGAGCATGTGCAGCCGCTGATCGAGGCATCGCTCTCGGTAAAGACCGCGGAATACGAGGAGGGCACTTCCTTGCTCCACGTGGCCATCAAAAACATATCCGATGCGCCATTTACGCTGCGCAGCCGGTCGGAATACACCTTTGCCGCCGCGACGGACCTGATTGTCGTCAAGCCGCATGCCGTTACATGGTTGCATGTAAAAACCGGCGAACGGGGGTTTCGATACGAACTCGTTTTCGAGGTGCTCAATGTGGTTACGGCGCCCTCCACGCATCCCGAATGGACATTGACCATCGAGGTGGAAGAGATGCGGGAAAGCGAGGGGGAAGAGGAATAG